A portion of the Anthonomus grandis grandis chromosome 7, icAntGran1.3, whole genome shotgun sequence genome contains these proteins:
- the LOC126738628 gene encoding triosephosphate isomerase isoform X1 — protein MKSVCRANAYVSEAHGIKNQEALQCSNTMGRKFVVGGNWKMNGTKAQINEILGNLKSGLNADTEVIVGVPAIYLDYVKSQAPANIEVAAQNCYKADKGAFTGEISPLMLKDIGVNWVILGHSERRQIFGESDDLVAEKVAFALSNGLKVIACIGETLEEREGGKTNEVVFRQTQAIANKIKDWTNVVIAYEPVWAIGTGKTATPEQAQEVHKDLRQWMSTNVSGDVASSVRIQYGGSVTGANCKQLASQPDIDGFLVGGASLKPEFVDIVNAKQ, from the exons atgaaaagtGTTTGTCGGGCAAATGCCTATGTGAGCGAGGCTCATGGCATCAAAAACCAAGAGGCATTACAATGT tcGAACACCATGGGTCGCAAATTTGTAGTAGGAGGCAACTGGAAGATGAATGGCACTAAGGCCCAAATCAATGaaattttgggaaatttaaaaagtggTTTAAATGCAGATACAGAAGTGATTGTCGGAGTGCCTGCTATTTACTTGGATTATGTCAAGTCACAGGCTCCTGCTAACATTGAGGTTGCTGCCCAGAATTGTTATAAAGCAGATAAAGGGGCATTTACAG gCGAAATTTCCCCGTTGATGCTAAAAGATATCGGTGTAAACTGGGTGATTCTGGGCCACTCGGAACGTCGCCAAATATTTGGCGAGAGCGACGACTTGGTCGCCGAAAAAGTCGCTTTCGCCTTGAGCAACGGTCTGAAAGTAATCGCCTGCATCGGGGAAACTTTGGAAGAGCGCGAAGGTGGCAAAACCAATGAGGTCGTGTTCAGACAGACCCAAGCCATCGCCAACAAAATCAAAGACTG gACTAACGTTGTGATCGCATACGAACCAGTGTGGGCCATCGGCACAGGAAAAACCGCCACCCCAGAACAAGCCCAGGAAGTCCACAAGGACTTGCGTCAATGGATGTCCACCAACGTCAGTGGGGACGTCGCGTCATCCGTCAGAATTCAATATGGTGGTTCTGTCACCGGTGCCAATTGTAAACAGTTGGCTTCACAGCCTGATATCGATGGCTTTTTGGTTGGTGGGGCTTCTCTGAAGCCAGAGTTTGTCGATATCGTTAATGCTAAACAGTGA
- the LOC126738628 gene encoding triosephosphate isomerase isoform X2 — translation MGRKFVVGGNWKMNGTKAQINEILGNLKSGLNADTEVIVGVPAIYLDYVKSQAPANIEVAAQNCYKADKGAFTGEISPLMLKDIGVNWVILGHSERRQIFGESDDLVAEKVAFALSNGLKVIACIGETLEEREGGKTNEVVFRQTQAIANKIKDWTNVVIAYEPVWAIGTGKTATPEQAQEVHKDLRQWMSTNVSGDVASSVRIQYGGSVTGANCKQLASQPDIDGFLVGGASLKPEFVDIVNAKQ, via the exons ATGGGTCGCAAATTTGTAGTAGGAGGCAACTGGAAGATGAATGGCACTAAGGCCCAAATCAATGaaattttgggaaatttaaaaagtggTTTAAATGCAGATACAGAAGTGATTGTCGGAGTGCCTGCTATTTACTTGGATTATGTCAAGTCACAGGCTCCTGCTAACATTGAGGTTGCTGCCCAGAATTGTTATAAAGCAGATAAAGGGGCATTTACAG gCGAAATTTCCCCGTTGATGCTAAAAGATATCGGTGTAAACTGGGTGATTCTGGGCCACTCGGAACGTCGCCAAATATTTGGCGAGAGCGACGACTTGGTCGCCGAAAAAGTCGCTTTCGCCTTGAGCAACGGTCTGAAAGTAATCGCCTGCATCGGGGAAACTTTGGAAGAGCGCGAAGGTGGCAAAACCAATGAGGTCGTGTTCAGACAGACCCAAGCCATCGCCAACAAAATCAAAGACTG gACTAACGTTGTGATCGCATACGAACCAGTGTGGGCCATCGGCACAGGAAAAACCGCCACCCCAGAACAAGCCCAGGAAGTCCACAAGGACTTGCGTCAATGGATGTCCACCAACGTCAGTGGGGACGTCGCGTCATCCGTCAGAATTCAATATGGTGGTTCTGTCACCGGTGCCAATTGTAAACAGTTGGCTTCACAGCCTGATATCGATGGCTTTTTGGTTGGTGGGGCTTCTCTGAAGCCAGAGTTTGTCGATATCGTTAATGCTAAACAGTGA